From the genome of Diorhabda carinulata isolate Delta chromosome 2, icDioCari1.1, whole genome shotgun sequence:
cataatttaaatttccaaacaATTTATGGAAAAGTTTTGTATCGAGTCCaatatcacttttaaaataaattagtaattttgcTGGGCTCCTATTTGCTCGGGGTCTGGGACATCTACACTGTTCCTAAATCTGACGCTGTAATTAGCTATAGATGGTTAGGCTTTATGTTATgtaattatttaacaaatatcttttgatctggttgatattttttcattttgttgtttcaactaatttcagttttgttttcaGGTCCCATAACTTTAAAACAAAAAGCAGTAGCAGATGCATTCAAACATGCATGGAAAGGTTATAAAAAATTCGCATGGGGTCATGACCATTTAAAACCCATATCTGAAAGTTATAGTGATTGGTTTGGACTAGGCTTAACTATTGTTGACTCTTTGGATACAATGTTTATTATGGGTTTAGAAGATGGTAAGTAATCAATTAGTACTACAACTACTACGAAAATCATTGTTTGATTATTATACAGAATATTTAGAGTACCTCAACTTTTTCCGAAACCAaataattaggaagaaatattttcttaaatagaTGATAAGAGAATTTATATTCATCTTCAGAATGCTTTTATTGAGTAATATGTTAATTAAtgtcatatattttaaattatgcaggaagttgtaattattttttgtaaaattgtagaATACAGGGAAGCAAGAGATTGGGTGGAAcaccatttaaattttgatatcaatagggatgttaatttatttgaagttaCAATACGAGTTTTGGGTGGATTGCTCAGcatataccatttttcaaaagatgacatgtttttaaaaaaagcagtaagtttttattcaaatatcatggttactttatttaattgtgtgttatcaaatatttattttttaaaataaaatttcacaaattctgTATcgcatttttcttttaaaataagtaattcactgttgaaaataatttctctatATCTAATATCTTTaagattcaatttatttataaatatatttattccataGATTGAGTTGGCTGATAGATTACTTCCTTGTTTCGCTTCGGAATCTGGCATTCCATATTcagatataaatttatttaccagGAAACCACACGCTCCTAAATGGTCTCCAGATAGTAGTACATCAGAAGTAACAACCATACAATTGGAATTTAGAGACTTGAGTCGAATTACTGGCGATCCAAAATACGAGGTAAAACTTTTGTGTATTCATTTGTAGCTCAtaatctcaattttattttactataatcGTAGAGAAACTATAACTGTGagagaaattttataataagcATTTTTACTTAACTGTTCATAACACataaactgtttttcaaaacCATGAATGCTTTTgagaataattaaaatgatgattaaaatagttttgttttttttatcacaagttttaccaaaatttcttttgtaaaatttatagttgctttatctattatttttaggAAGGTATATTTGTTGCAGAAGTAACGtagatatattatttaatttgggTAAATATTTAGTTGCTCTAATTTGTGAgcaattttaatttgtaaatgaaaaaactaccttttcatatattaatttgtgCTTACTTAGGCATTTTATCTAAATGTATTACTGCAAACCTacctaaaatatattaaaaaaatattaagattgAGTAATATTCCTTCTTAAATATAGACAAAACGAGAAAACACACAAATGCTTGAGGAAGGTTAGCCTTGCCTTTGTGTGGCCTGAACTGATGAACCATGCCGGGATTGTTTAATCTTGTCTTAACTGACTGGAATTATACACCTTGTTTTTAGTGGCCGGGAATGTTAAGTCTTGCATTAAGTGGCCGGGACTATTTCATCTTACCTTAATTGACAGAGGAATGTTTATGAAGTTATTTATGCAACTTACCTACCACATTAATGACCCATTGAAATCTTAATCAGCGTACTTTGAACTATCATTGTGACAAGTTTCAGAACAATTGGCCAAAACCAAATCCCTCACTCTCTTCCAGAGTATCATGTGCCAAGTTTAAGAAAACTTGCCAATTTTCATAAGAATTGAAGGGGTCCTTTGTGTTTTGGAacagatattaatttttctaatgaaCCAATATCTTAAATTACACTGCATAGTCttctttttgataatataatttttgcaaAGGAATACAAAAAATGTGTTCTATTTGCTTCATCTTGATCTAGTTATCATGAGTTTAATGTACCAAATGTCATATTCCTTATCATTTCAATGGCGGTTTCATTTTAGTATGCTGTAGATAGAGTATCGAGAATCATAcataaattagagaaaaaagaTGGTTTGGTTCCTATCTTTATTAATGCTAATACTGGCCAATTTAGAAGTTATGCTACTATTACATTAGGAGCGAGAGGCGATAGTTACTATGAATATCTACTTAAGCAGTGGATTCAGACAGGAAAAACTGTAGATTAGTAAGTAGTATTGAGCCTTGTACTAATTATCTGCTATATCTATATCAATAAGAAGAAGCGAAAATTGAATAGAACTAATAGAAAAGTTATATATGACTTTGAATGTATCAATAATACATAAACGCATCAAACACTATATCTAGTatttaaattagtaaaaaatataaaaaccataaATTGTGACGATTCAggctttcaattttttgttgtttctaaaatatgcattttaattaaatatatttccagCTTCAAAGAAGATTACTTGGAAAGTATAGAAGGTATTCAAAAACATCTTTTAAGAAGAACCCAACCAAATGGATATGCTTTTATAGGAGAACTTTTAGGTGGTGGTAAAGACTTTAAACCAAAAATGGACCATCTCACTTGTTATTTACCTGGCACTTTAGCATTAGGAGTTCATAATGGGTTAACAAATAACCACTGGAAATTAGCTGAAGATATTTTAGATAGTTGTTATCAAACATATGCTATGCAACCAACATTTTTAGCACCTGAAATTACCTACTTCAATTTTCAAGTAagtgcatttttattttttaatcataatcTAGTTACAGTATGTATGATGTTAAAcagaaaaaatgtgtaattatataacaaacatttttaggGTGAGAATTCTAAAGATATGTATGTAAAACCAAATGATGCCCACAATCTGCTTCGACCAGAATTTATTGAGAGTCTTTGGTATATGTACCAGCTTACAAGCAATACTACTTATCAAGACTGGggatggaaaatttttcaaggATTTGAAAAATACACAAAAGTTGTTAATGGATACACGTCAATAGGAAATGTCCGAAATGCTGCAAATGTTAGACCTAAAGATATGATGGAATCATTCTTTCTATCAGagactttaaaatatttatacttattaTTTAGTGACAACCCTAAATTATTAAACTTAGATGAATATGTTATCAACTCAGAAGCGCATCCTCTTCCAATATACTCAACTTAAACAATATGTACTTCTGTCGATTAATCTAgtctttttgattttatttttattattatttttttggaaataaactttaaataatgctttgttattttgtataaaGGTTAAAGGGGGTCTAGAGTTTGGTCAAGTACCTTGAAAACTCAACCAATATAAATAAGTTATAGTGAACTTTTTTTTCCCGTTTTTCCCGCCAACAGAACTTGAATGTAAAATACCTGTAAACGGTTTAATTATTGCAttacattatttacaatttttttgattgattgGAAATGAATTTAGTccaaggaaaataaattttgatgatgatttttagtaaaaatatgacTGTAGCAACAATCTTTTAaagattgaaaagaaaaaatctagGAGTAAGACTTAAAACTAACTTGTTTTGGTAGTAGCACTCAGTTTCTGCTAGatataatttcatcaaatgcTTCCTGAATGCTAACAGAAGTTTGGAAAAGGAGTAAATCGAATTACAATATATTTAGAAAAGCGTGAGTTAATATCTATTCTGAACTTTAACATTGTTATTGG
Proteins encoded in this window:
- the LOC130904159 gene encoding endoplasmic reticulum mannosyl-oligosaccharide 1,2-alpha-mannosidase gives rise to the protein MVENKYDHLTIDLDTQIDKRRKLYLRRTWNKLSKCQKSCLITTTILICSSFLYFFHLNKHTAIISVKESEDQKYSIKSIIKESKQLDDLNNIYLKQGIVTTEISKPQNRFEGPITLKQKAVADAFKHAWKGYKKFAWGHDHLKPISESYSDWFGLGLTIVDSLDTMFIMGLEDEYREARDWVEHHLNFDINRDVNLFEVTIRVLGGLLSIYHFSKDDMFLKKAIELADRLLPCFASESGIPYSDINLFTRKPHAPKWSPDSSTSEVTTIQLEFRDLSRITGDPKYEYAVDRVSRIIHKLEKKDGLVPIFINANTGQFRSYATITLGARGDSYYEYLLKQWIQTGKTVDYFKEDYLESIEGIQKHLLRRTQPNGYAFIGELLGGGKDFKPKMDHLTCYLPGTLALGVHNGLTNNHWKLAEDILDSCYQTYAMQPTFLAPEITYFNFQGENSKDMYVKPNDAHNLLRPEFIESLWYMYQLTSNTTYQDWGWKIFQGFEKYTKVVNGYTSIGNVRNAANVRPKDMMESFFLSETLKYLYLLFSDNPKLLNLDEYVINSEAHPLPIYST